In Oncorhynchus kisutch isolate 150728-3 linkage group LG7, Okis_V2, whole genome shotgun sequence, one DNA window encodes the following:
- the atp5if1b gene encoding ATPase inhibitor B, mitochondrial gives MARFLRADVRSLLTTQLRMASDQLGELGKGAGKGGGGGGSVREAGGALGKKQAAEEEMYFRRKEQEQLAALKQHHQEEIDHHKKEISRLQSEIDRHKGKIRKLKHDD, from the exons ATGGCAAGGTTTTTGAGAGCTGATGTTAGGAGTCTCCTCACCACACAGCTAAGGATGGCATCTGACCAG CTGGGTGAGTTGGGCAAAGGTGCAGGGAAAGGAGGTGGCGGCGGAGGATCtgtcagagaggcaggaggagccCTCGGAAAGAAACAGGCAGCAGAGGAGGAAATGTACTTCCG GCGTAAAGAGCAAGAACAGTTGGCTGCACTAAAGCAGCATCACCAAGAGGAGATTGACCACCACAAGAAGGAGATATCGAGGCTGCAGAGTGAGATTGACCGTCACAAGGGAAAAATTAGGAAACTGAAGCATGATGACTGA
- the rpl13a gene encoding large ribosomal subunit protein uL13, with protein MADRFNKVLLLDGRGHLLGRLAAIVAKQVLLGHKVVVVRCEGINISGNFYRNKLKYLAFLRKRMNTNPSRGPYHFRAPSRIFWRTVRGMLPHKTKRGQAALERLKVFDGIPPPYDKRKRMVVPAALKIVRLKPTRKFALLGRLAHEVGWKYQAITATLEEKRKEKAKIRYTKKKTVTKLSKLAEKNVESKISKYTAVLKQYGVLV; from the exons ATGGCGGACCGGTTCAATAAG GTTCTGCTGCTTGATGGCAGAGGCCATCTACTTGGTCGTCTCGCTGCCATTGTGGCAAAGCAAGTTCTGCTTG GCCACAAGGTGGTAGTTGTGAGATGTGAGGGTATCAACATCTCTGGAAACTTCTACCGTAACAAAT TGAAGTACCTGGCTTTCCTGCGTAAGAGGATGAACACCAACCCCTCACGTGGACCATATCACTTCAGAGCGCCCAGCAGAATCTTTTGGAGGACCGTAAGGG GCATGCTGCCTCACAAAACCAAGAGGGGACAGGCTGCACTGGAGAGGCTGAAGGTGTTCGATGGTATCCCACCTCCTTATGACAAG AGGAAGCGCATGGTCGTACCTGCTGCCCTGAAAATTGTCCGTCTGAAGCCCACTCGCAAG TTTGCCCTCCTCGGGCGTCTGGCCCACGAGGTTGGCTGGAAGTACCAAGCCATCACAGCCACcttggaggagaagaggaaggagaaggccAAGATCCGGTACACCAAGAAAAAGACCGTGACCAAGCTGTCAAAGCTGGCAGAGAAGAACGTGGAGAGCAAGATTTCAAAGTACACTGCTGTCCTGAAACAATATGGGGTCCTTGTCTGA
- the LOC109894671 gene encoding heterogeneous nuclear ribonucleoprotein R isoform X2: MAAEVNGSSAPVKEEDEPMDITVTHTENYQTLIDAGLPQKVAESLDTIFQTGLVAYADLDERAIDALREFNEEGALSVLQQFKESDLSHVQNKSAFLCGVMKTYRQREKQGSKVQESTKGPDETKIKALLERTGYTLDVTTGQRKYGGPPPDEVYSGAQPGIGTEVFVGKIPRDLYEDELVPLFEKAGPIWDLRLMMDPLLSGQNRGYAFITFCNKDAALEAVKLCDNYEIRSGKYLGVCISVANNRLFVGSIPKNKTRESILEDFSKVTEGLVEVILYHQPDDKKKNRGFCFLEYEDHKTAAQARRRLMSGKVKVWGNPVTVEWADPVDEPDPEIMAKVKVLFVRNLATPVTEELLEKTFSQFGKLERVKKLKDYAFVHFEDRDAAVKAMQQMNGKELEGEEIEIVLAKPPDRKRKERQAQRQPTRTTGYDDYYYYPAPRMPPPMRGRGRVGRGGYAYPPDYYGYEDYYDDYYGGGYDYHDYRGGYDDPYYGGYDDVYVPRGRGGRVSRGAPPPPRGRGAPPPRGRGGYVQRGAPMGVPRGSRGSRGGPPQQRGRGIRGARGNRGDNLGGKRKADGYNQPDSKRRQTNNQNWGSQPIAQQPLQQGGDYSGEDARTAAG, encoded by the exons ATGGCAGCTGAAGTGAATGGCAGTTCTGCTCCAGTTAAGGAGGAAGACGAACCAATGGACATAactgtaacacacacagagaactacCAGACACTCATAGACGCAGGCCTTCCACAGAAAGTGGCGGAGAGCCTGGATACGATATTTCAGACTG GACTGGTGGCTTACGCTGACCTGGATGAGAGAGCCATCGACGCCCTGAGGGAGTTCAATGAGGAGGGAGCCCTGTCAGTGTTACAGCAGTTCAAGGAGAGTGACCTGTCACATGTGCAG AACAAAAGTGCATTTCTCTGTGGTGTGATGAAGACATACCGACAGCGAGAAAAGCAAGGAAGTAAAGTTCAAGAATCCACAAAGGGTCCTGATGAGACTAAGATAAAG GCTCTTCTGGAAAGAACAGGTTACACTTTGGACGTCACCACAGGACAGAGGAAGTATGGGGGGCCTCCACCTGACGAGGTGTACTCAGGGGCCCAACCTGGAATCGGAACAGAG GTATTTGTTGGCAAGATCCCCAGAGACTTGTATGAGGATGAGCTGGTGCCTCTGTTTGAGAAAGCCGGGCCCATTTGGGACCTGCGTCTAATGATGGACCCCCTCCTTTCGGGTCAGAACAGAGGATATGCCTTCATCACCTTCTGCAATAAAGATGCTGCCCTAGAGGCCGTCAAGCTT tGTGATAATTATGAAATCCGGTCGggcaaatacctgggtgtctgcaTCTCTGTCGCAAACAATCGGCTGTTTGTTGGGTCAATTCCAAAGAACAAGACAAGAGAAAGCATATTGGAAGATTTCAGCAAAGTCACAG AGGGCCTTGTGGAGGTGATACTCTACCACCAGCCAGATGATAAAAAGAAGAACCGTGGCTTCTGCTTCTTAGAATACGAGGACCACAAAACTGCGGCCCAGGCCCGTCGCCGCCTCATGAGTGGCAAGGTGAAGGTGTGGGGGAACCCTGTTACTGTTGAGTGGGCAGATCCAGTAGACGAACCGGACCCAGAGATTATGGCAAAG GTAAAGGTGCTGTTTGTGAGGAATCTGGCCACACCGGTCACAGAGGAGCTCCTAGAGAAAACATTCTCCCAGTTTGGGAAGTTGGAGCGGGTCAAGAAGCTGAAAGACTATGCCTTTGTGCACTTTGAGGACAGAGATGCTGCCGTGAAG GCAATGCAACAAATGAATGGCAAAGAATTGGAAGGCGAGGAGATAGAGATTGTTCTGGCAAAGCCTCCGGACAGGAAGAGGAAAGAGCGGCAGGCCCAGAGACAGCCAACTAGGACCACAGG ATATGATGATTACTACTATTATCCTGCTCCACGCATGCCGCCTCCCATGAGAGGCAGGGGCCGAGTTGGGAGAGGTGGCTATGCCTACCCTCCAGACTACTACGGTTACGAGGACTACTACGATGATTACTACGGGGGTGGTTACGACTACCATGACTACCGAGGTGGCTACGACGACCCTTACTACGGGGGATACGATGACGTCTACGTGCCGAGAGGAAGGGGGGGCAGGGTGAGTCGAggtgccccccctcccccaagaGGCCGAGGAGCACCACCCCCTCGTGGCAGAGGTGGCTACGTCCAAAGGGGGGCTCCTATGGGTGTACCGAGGGGAAGCCGTGGGAGCCGGGGAGGTCCGCCCCAGCAGAGGGGCCGCGGCATCAGAGGGGCCAGGGGAAACCGCGGGGACAACTTGGGTGGGAAGAGGAAGGCTGACGGTTACAACCAACCGGACTCCAAGCGCCGGCAGACCAACAACCAGAACTGGGGCTCCCAACCCATTGCCCAGCAACCCCTGCAACAAGGTGGCGACTATTCTG GTGAAGACGCGAGAACGGCAGCGGGTTGA
- the LOC109894671 gene encoding heterogeneous nuclear ribonucleoprotein R isoform X1, which yields MAAEVNGSSAPVKEEDEPMDITVTHTENYQTLIDAGLPQKVAESLDTIFQTGLVAYADLDERAIDALREFNEEGALSVLQQFKESDLSHVQNKSAFLCGVMKTYRQREKQGSKVQESTKGPDETKIKALLERTGYTLDVTTGQRKYGGPPPDEVYSGAQPGIGTEVFVGKIPRDLYEDELVPLFEKAGPIWDLRLMMDPLLSGQNRGYAFITFCNKDAALEAVKLCDNYEIRSGKYLGVCISVANNRLFVGSIPKNKTRESILEDFSKVTEGLVEVILYHQPDDKKKNRGFCFLEYEDHKTAAQARRRLMSGKVKVWGNPVTVEWADPVDEPDPEIMAKVKVLFVRNLATPVTEELLEKTFSQFGKLERVKKLKDYAFVHFEDRDAAVKAMQQMNGKELEGEEIEIVLAKPPDRKRKERQAQRQPTRTTGYDDYYYYPAPRMPPPMRGRGRVGRGGYAYPPDYYGYEDYYDDYYGGGYDYHDYRGGYDDPYYGGYDDVYVPRGRGGRVSRGAPPPPRGRGAPPPRGRGGYVQRGAPMGVPRGSRGSRGGPPQQRGRGIRGARGNRGDNLGGKRKADGYNQPDSKRRQTNNQNWGSQPIAQQPLQQGGDYSGNYGYNNDNQEFYQDSYGHQWK from the exons ATGGCAGCTGAAGTGAATGGCAGTTCTGCTCCAGTTAAGGAGGAAGACGAACCAATGGACATAactgtaacacacacagagaactacCAGACACTCATAGACGCAGGCCTTCCACAGAAAGTGGCGGAGAGCCTGGATACGATATTTCAGACTG GACTGGTGGCTTACGCTGACCTGGATGAGAGAGCCATCGACGCCCTGAGGGAGTTCAATGAGGAGGGAGCCCTGTCAGTGTTACAGCAGTTCAAGGAGAGTGACCTGTCACATGTGCAG AACAAAAGTGCATTTCTCTGTGGTGTGATGAAGACATACCGACAGCGAGAAAAGCAAGGAAGTAAAGTTCAAGAATCCACAAAGGGTCCTGATGAGACTAAGATAAAG GCTCTTCTGGAAAGAACAGGTTACACTTTGGACGTCACCACAGGACAGAGGAAGTATGGGGGGCCTCCACCTGACGAGGTGTACTCAGGGGCCCAACCTGGAATCGGAACAGAG GTATTTGTTGGCAAGATCCCCAGAGACTTGTATGAGGATGAGCTGGTGCCTCTGTTTGAGAAAGCCGGGCCCATTTGGGACCTGCGTCTAATGATGGACCCCCTCCTTTCGGGTCAGAACAGAGGATATGCCTTCATCACCTTCTGCAATAAAGATGCTGCCCTAGAGGCCGTCAAGCTT tGTGATAATTATGAAATCCGGTCGggcaaatacctgggtgtctgcaTCTCTGTCGCAAACAATCGGCTGTTTGTTGGGTCAATTCCAAAGAACAAGACAAGAGAAAGCATATTGGAAGATTTCAGCAAAGTCACAG AGGGCCTTGTGGAGGTGATACTCTACCACCAGCCAGATGATAAAAAGAAGAACCGTGGCTTCTGCTTCTTAGAATACGAGGACCACAAAACTGCGGCCCAGGCCCGTCGCCGCCTCATGAGTGGCAAGGTGAAGGTGTGGGGGAACCCTGTTACTGTTGAGTGGGCAGATCCAGTAGACGAACCGGACCCAGAGATTATGGCAAAG GTAAAGGTGCTGTTTGTGAGGAATCTGGCCACACCGGTCACAGAGGAGCTCCTAGAGAAAACATTCTCCCAGTTTGGGAAGTTGGAGCGGGTCAAGAAGCTGAAAGACTATGCCTTTGTGCACTTTGAGGACAGAGATGCTGCCGTGAAG GCAATGCAACAAATGAATGGCAAAGAATTGGAAGGCGAGGAGATAGAGATTGTTCTGGCAAAGCCTCCGGACAGGAAGAGGAAAGAGCGGCAGGCCCAGAGACAGCCAACTAGGACCACAGG ATATGATGATTACTACTATTATCCTGCTCCACGCATGCCGCCTCCCATGAGAGGCAGGGGCCGAGTTGGGAGAGGTGGCTATGCCTACCCTCCAGACTACTACGGTTACGAGGACTACTACGATGATTACTACGGGGGTGGTTACGACTACCATGACTACCGAGGTGGCTACGACGACCCTTACTACGGGGGATACGATGACGTCTACGTGCCGAGAGGAAGGGGGGGCAGGGTGAGTCGAggtgccccccctcccccaagaGGCCGAGGAGCACCACCCCCTCGTGGCAGAGGTGGCTACGTCCAAAGGGGGGCTCCTATGGGTGTACCGAGGGGAAGCCGTGGGAGCCGGGGAGGTCCGCCCCAGCAGAGGGGCCGCGGCATCAGAGGGGCCAGGGGAAACCGCGGGGACAACTTGGGTGGGAAGAGGAAGGCTGACGGTTACAACCAACCGGACTCCAAGCGCCGGCAGACCAACAACCAGAACTGGGGCTCCCAACCCATTGCCCAGCAACCCCTGCAACAAGGTGGCGACTATTCTGGTAACTATGGTTACAATAATGACAACCAGGAGTTTTACCAAGATTCTTATGGGCACCAATGGAAGTAG